Proteins encoded together in one Psilocybe cubensis strain MGC-MH-2018 chromosome 8, whole genome shotgun sequence window:
- a CDS encoding hypothetical protein (Uncharacterized protein RSN1) — translation MPASLSLLLFLSPPPCMSDVSQTQAQSASTATFVTALVFNAAVFAAELGVFTLIRPYFKSIYEPRTYVPPSGKRIGPLSRNRFLWPLAVFRADYRAIISANGLDAYFFVRFLRVMAITFLPIWLLSWVVLLPLTSVNTSVPGFTGLNRFIYGNVAPDKSARYAGHLILAWIFTFWILYIIKREMQHFIVTRQQHLIERTHVKSVQARTILITGIPKRYLNQDALYKLFNSLPGGVQKIWINRNLKDLPDIYDRRTAATNKLEAAETALLRTAAKLRLKAEKKAKKGSKANADVEASVATAEQEVPESERPTHRLGMIPFFGEKVDTINWARKEIAECTRLLDEGRAKINESEERGRSSPSIGEADGDVQLEGAALDADGNPRLQSESRHGNLLNPVNVGRQAVGAVGDVAKGTVSGVTKGAGAIKGRVVGDKIPEGEYPPLNSAFVTFNKQVSAHLAVQVLAHHEPYRMSNRYIEVAPADVIWGNLNLNPYEQKIRIAISYAATAGLIIFWAIPVAFVGIVSNIYTVCSTAKFLSWICDLPKVVVGIISGILPPVLLAILMMLLPIVLRLLARFEGIPKYTGLELSLMTRFFIFQVIHSFLIVTVASGIMASLKQLINNPTSVPSILAQNLPQASTFFLTYIVLQGLSGVAGGFLQIVPLIIYYVKLFILGSTPRSVWGIKYNLRNLDWGTAFPEMTLLVVIALAYSVIAPIINGFACATFFMFYQLYKYLFLYAYQQPTTTDTGGLFYPKALQHIFVGLYVEQICLCALFFLAQNENRHPSAIPEGALMVVLIVITAGFHIIINNSYGPLLSALPLSLQDRTLTATVIEAQPSGTAGPSSDASAVNVESRQSTDKKDSSEERLTKDREAADTAAAEEEEESYGFAQPAASRPQRTVWIPRDALGLWREEERGCEQAGVRVSERHAVMDEKGKVDVDGGPPDLLQ, via the exons ATGCCTGCTTCTCTGTCGCtgctcctctttctttcaccaccaccatgtat GTCTGACGTTAGCCAGACACAGGCCCAGTCCGCGTCCACCGCGACGTTCGTGACTGCCCTTGTATTCAACGCCGCTGTCTTTGCCGCAGAGTTGGGGGTCTTCACCCTCATACGTCCATACTTCAAGTCTATCTATGAACCAAGAACATACGTGCCCCCATCGGG CAAGCGGATCGGCCCTCTGTCCCGCAACAGATTCCTGTGGCCACTCGCTGTTTTCCGTGCAGACTATCGCGCTATCATTTCTGCCAACGGGCTAGATGCATACTTCTTCGTGCGCTTTCTGCGCGTCATGGCTATCACATTCCTTCCCATCTGGTTGCTTTCCTGGGTCGTCCTTCTTCCTCTCACGTCCGTGAATACTTCTGTGCCTGGTTTCACCGGCCTGAACAGGTTCATCTACGGAAATGTGGCTCCCGACAAGTCGGCACGCTACGCTGGGCATTTGATTTTGGCCTGGATTTTCACTT TCTGGATTCTGTATATCATCAAACGCGAGATGCAGCATTTCATTGTTactcgtcaacaacacctgATCGAGCGTACACACGTCAAATCCGTTCAAGCTAGAACCATCCTCATTACGGGGATACCAAAACGCTACCTCAACCAAGACGCTCTCTACAAACTATTCAATTCCCTTCCCGGTGGAGTCCAAAAAATATGGATTAACAG AAATCTAAAAGATCTCCCCGACATCTACGATCGACGCACTGCTGCAACAAACAAACTCGAAGCCGCAGAAACTGCCCTCCTCCGCACTGCAGCCAAGCTCCGTCTCAAAGCAGAGAAGAAGGCCAAGAAAGGATCAAAAGCCAACGCGGACGTCGAAGCTTCAGTTGCAACTGCCGAGCAGGAAGTCCCCGAATCGGAGCGTCCTACTCACAGATTGGGTATGATCCCTTTCTTTGGTGAGAAGGTAGACACCATCAACTGGGCGCGTAAGGAGATCGCGGAGTGCACCAGACTGCTGGATGAGGGACGTGCGAAGATTAATGAGAGTGAAGAGCGAGGGAGGTCGTCTCCTAGTATCGGTGAGGCTGATGGTGATGTACAATTGGAGGGTGCGGCACTCGATGCGGATGGGAACCCAAGGTTGCAGAGCGAGTCGCGTCATGGAAATTTGTTGAACCCTGTCAACGTTGGTAGACAGGCTGTAGGTGCTGTTGGGGATGTGGCGAAGGGGACGGTCAGTGGAGTGACGAAGGGCGCGGGAGCTATCAAGGGACGCGTTGTCGGAGACAAGATTCCGGAGGGAGAGTACCCCCCACTCAACAGTGCATTTGTCACGTTCAATAAACAGGTCTCGGCGCATCTGGCTGTCCAAGTGTTGGCTCACCACGAACCATACCGCATGA GCAATCGATATATTGAAGTCGCTCCCGCTGATGTCATTTGGGGTAACCTTAATTTGAATCCATACGAGCAAAAG ATCCGTATTGCTATTAGCTACGCGGCAACCGCGGGTCTGATCATCTTCTGGGCTATCCCAG TGGCGTTTGTCGGTATCGTTTCGAACATTTATACCGTTTGCTCCACGGCCAAGTTCTTATCCTGGATTTGCGATCTGCCAAAAGTGGTAGTTGGAATCATCTCC GGTATTCTACCTCCCGTACTGTTGGCGATCCTTATGATGCTTCTCCCCATCGTTCTACGATTGTTGGCGCGCTTTGAGGGAATCCCGAAGTATACCGGTCTAGAGCTGTCGTTGATGACCAGATTCTTCATTTTCCAAGTTATC CACTCTTTCCTGATCGTTACGGTTGCGTCTGGAATTATGGCTTCATTGAAGCAGCTCATCAATAACCCAACATCTGTACCGTCTATCTTAGCACAGAATCTGCCACAGGCATCCACTTTCTTCCTAAC CTACATTGTGTTACAAGGTCTTTCTGGTGTTGCTGGAGGATTCCTCCAAATCGTTCCTTTAATCATCTACTATGTCAAACTATTCATCTTGGGATCGACTCCTCGGTCTGTTTGGGGTATCAAGTATAACCTTAGAAATCTGGATTGGGGTACAGCATTCCCTGAAATGACTCTTTTGGTTGTGATTG CTCTGGCCTACTCCGTCATCGCCCCTATCATCAACGGGTTCGCGTGTGCGACCTTTTTCATGTTCTATCAACTCTACAAATACTTGTTCTTGTATGCGTATCAGCAGCCTACGACTACAGACACGGGAGGATTGTTCTATCCTAAAGCGCTACAGCATATCTTTGTTGGACTTTATGTCGAACAGATCTGTCTCTGTGCATTGTTCTTCCTTGCGCAGAATGAAAATCGCCATCCGAGTGCGATTCCAGAGGGCGCGTTGATGGTTGTCCTCATTGTTATCACC GCCGGGTTccatatcatcatcaataaCTCCTACGGTCCTCTCCTTTCCGCTCTGCCTCTGAGTTTGCAAGACCGCACACTCACCGCCACCGTCATCGAGGCTCAGCCCAGCGGCACAGCCGGCCCATCCTCCGACGCGTCCGCTGTCAACGTCGAAAGCCGACAAAGCACAGACAAGAAAGATTCGTCTGAAGAACGGCTGACGAAAGATAGAGAAGCGGCGGATACGGCTGCtgcggaggaagaggaggagtcGTATGGGTTCGCGCAGCCTGCTGCGTCGAGGCCGCAGAGGACGGTGTGGATACCTAGAGATGCGTTGGGGTTgtggagggaggaggagagggggTGTGAGCAGGCGGGAGTTAGGGTTTCGGAAAGGCATGCGGTTATGGATGAGAAGGGCAaagtggatgtggatggggGTCCGCCGGATTTGCTGCAGTGA
- a CDS encoding NFX1-type zinc finger-containing protein 1: MASRNRKKCDFFARGNCRKGNQCKFIHDNPAPATPTPTTSQATASPRGATSPRSSPSAPRQVCNIFWQSGACDRGFDCSFKHTRNPQATHTASRSAINSDEDPPDFYSIDGLVPDGRERTQRGSYDPAEVHNHIKPFLKDNYTFEGPRNIESFVRIISSINDHNKSWDNGITRIGEILRFKPVDDCTNVFRTSLSFQRGYFPILEYLSSSLVLKSTWHKNINHLYTVVEDNYDDLHAVVDSCMNSMIKRNSWRDPGSAANLDGANVFKTLTTVFLQYFNRFKSSIRNHPEIVNLVQHLTEWFDIWVAGVMTKSPVLFEDPITDLDPRRRGLIIDQIHDDINRLVTIVQRESDHATVLKRHTSRPAVTVAQRRNAEIMRLGQIYDPPGELRPEGPRHDNDSIDIADIRIAPTQNELLCEISPYLPAFLPEAQHHCLPDSMERHLDIQFRLLREELISTIRSSINAVYQDLREIWESPGQRRDTTKLEKLLSKGGGAYRTTGLDSVFFMIYANVGFAPVRAERRDLTVGLLIDPPAGAARDPQASKRVAYWKNSRRLQGGGLVALLVVSNKTLKVYLGVLASFGDDIAESSKASAEKVQVRITFFDPEVEFRALKREKLSGSSSSYAFLVDGSVMFEASRPFLERLQTIEPTEIPFGNYISSSNSLADVQVKPPRYATNPRFKYNLQCLAKDREHRISDLDITRPDAVNLARHQMLESSTLDPSQVDAVINTLTREVSLIQGPPGTGKSFTGREILRILFASKVRPIVLIAYTNHALDHLLREVLDVGITKRLVRLGSRSSDEVVAEYTLDKLEKLAERSSLQRSIGKQYAVMKRLEEDMSRVMESIQLPKVSAQQVEDHLDIHFPQALNVLLSPPFWISQLAETLWADEDTNGEWSTVRGKGKQQAGDVVSHTFYDFWKTGADIAFLAPVSMAHSPMPTPGKKKNRAAKSQGTTVLQEDPKVTRFFETLEFGNNRPQIPDQNRPLTRLRNSEDLWKMSLQERTRLALAWEEDIRVLAYNINLDRYNSLREDYKEACKEYNDIRDETRRRLLSSVDLIACTTTGAAKLTSLINSIAPRVLMVEEAGQVLEAHILTSLVNSIHHLICIGDPQQLRPSLATFGLSMDSERGKQLFKFDRSLMERLADSGLQMTQLNVQRRMRPTISHFIRRILYPNLEDHDIVKTYPSVRGMQKDVYFLNHIHPEGGSEDSVSKYNTYEVQMIRDLVLYFLKQDMYSGPGDIAVLCAYLGQLQKVRQALKDLKIAVSVDERDETQLLQQGLEEEGAFEEVVVAKHIRLGTVDIYQGQEAKIVIVSLVRNTGNYDTKSASIGFLKSSNRINVALSRAKHGMYIMGNASNLRKNTTWSTILDDLEDQGLIGQGFPIICARHPDQVNLISKPGDLACIATSHAGRPHALVAIHAQKSARKTAVIACSQSTTSPYLVAIQKKKFIATFLRSLIRSSVQN, from the exons ATGGCCTCAAGGAATCGGAAGAAATGTGACTTCTTCGCTCGTGGAAACTGTCGAAAGGGAAATCAATGTAAATTCATTCATGACAACCCGGCACCAGCAACTCCTACGCCCACGACTTCACAAGCCACTGCCAGCCCTCGAGGTGCGACCAGCCCGAGATCTTCTCCATCTGCACCCCGTCAAGTCTGCAACATATTCTGGCAAAGTGGCGCATGCGATCGTGGTTTTGATTGTTCATTCAAGCACACCCGTAACCCACAAGCAACGCATACGGCATCGCGCTCAGCTATCAACAGTGACGAAGACCCGCCTGATTTCTATTCCATCGACGGGCTCGTTCCAGATGGCCGTGAACGAACGCAACGAGGAAGCTACGACCCTGCGGAAGTCCACAATCATATCAAACCCTTTTTGAAGGATAATTACACTTTTGAAGGACCAAGAAACATTGAAAGTTTTGTTCGAATCATATCAAGCATCAATGATCACAATAAAAGCTGG GACAATGGTATTACCCGAATTGGAGAGATACTGCGCTTCAAGCCTGTCGATGACTGCACGAATGTTTTTAGAACCAGTCTTTCTTTCCAACGCGGTTATTTTCCTATTCTCGAG TATCTATCGTCAAGTCTTGTTCTGAAAAGTACATGGCACAAGAATATCAA CCATTTATATACAGTTGTCGAGGACAACTACGATGATTTACACGCTGTTGTCGATTCTTGCATGAATTCCATGATCAAGCGAAACTCGTGGAGGGATCCGGGCTCAGCTGCAAACCTCGATGGCGCGAACGTATTCAAAACACTGACCACTGTCTTTCTTCA ATATTTCAATCGCTTCAAAAGCTCAATCCGTAACCATCCTGAAATTGTCAACCTCGTGCAACATCTTACAGAGTGGTTTGATATTTGGGTTGCTGGCGTGATGACGAAATCGCCGGTGCTCTTTGAGGATCCAATTACCGACCTTGATCCTCGCCGTCGAGGGTTAATCATAGATCAAATTCACGACGATATCAATCGATTAGTCACGATTGTTCAAAGAGAGTCAGACCATGCTACTGTTCTTAAGCGACACACGTCTCGCCCTGCAGTAACTGTGGCGCAGCGGCGCAATGCCGAAATCATGCGCCTTGGGCAAATCTATGATCCCCCTGGTGAACTTAGACCAGAAGGTCCCAGGCATGACAATGACTCCATTGATATTGCTGATATACGAATCGCTCCTACTCAAAACGAGCTGCTTTGTGAGATTTCCCCATACCTTCCCGCCTTTCTTCCCGAAGCCCAGCATCACTGTCTGCCAGATTCAATGGAACGTCATCTTGACATACAATTTCGTCTCCTTCGCGAAGAGTTGAT CTCGACAATAAGGTCATCTATAAATGCCGTTTATCAAGATCTTCGCGAGATATGGGAATCTCCTGGACAGCGTCGAGATACAACCAAACTTGAAAAGTTACTTTCCAAAGGCGGTGGAGCATACAGGACCACTGGTTTAGATTCTGTTTTTTTCATGATTTATGCCAATGTTGGTTTTGCTCCTGTTCGTGCCGAACGCCGTGACCTTACGGTTGGGCTTTTGATCGACCCACCCGCAGGAGCTGCTCGTGATCCACAGGCATCAAAACGAGTTGCATATTGGAAAAACAGCAGGCGCTTACAAGGAGGCGGACTGGTCGCCCTTCTTGTTGTTTCTAACAAAACTTTAAAGGTCTATCTTGGGGTTCTTGCATCCTTCGGCGACGATATTGCAGAGTCGTCAAAGGCATCTGCAGAAAAGGTTCAAGTCAGGATCACTTTCTTTGATCCAGAAGTAGAATTTCGCGCTTTGAAAAGGGAGAAACTTTCAggaagctcgtcgtcgtacGCGTTCCTAGTTGATGGTTCCGTTATGTTCGAAGCGTCACGGCCATTTTTGGAGAGACTTCAAACCATCGAGCCCACAGAAATTCCCTTTGGGAACTACATTTCTTCCAGCAATTCTCTGGCAGACGTTCAAGTCAAACCGCCTCGCTATGCCACCAACCCAAGATTTAAGTACAACCTTCAATGTTTGGCAAAAGATCGTGAACATCGAATCTCGGACTTGGATATTACTCGACCCGATGCAGTAAACCTTGCCCGTCACCAAATGCTTGAATCCAGCACTCTCGATCCCTCTCAAGTTGATGCTGTAATCAACACATTGACAAGAGAGGTCTCCTTAATTCAAGG ACCACCTGGAACTGGAAAG AGCTTTACTGGTCGGGAAATTCTGCGCATTCTTTTTGCCAGCAAAGTACGGCCTATTG TTCTAATTGCTTACACCAATCATGCTTTAGACCATTTGCTGAGAGAGGTTCTCGATGTAGGGATTACCAAGAGGCTGGTGCGCTTAGGCTCTCGTTCATCCGATGAAGTTGTCGCAGAATACACCTTGGACAAGCTGGAAAAACTTGCCGAAAGATCCTCCCTACAGCGCTCGATAGGGAAACAATATGCTGtcatgaagaggttggaaGAAGATATGAGTCGAGTTATGGAATCCATTCAACTACCGAAAGTTTCTGCTCAACAGGTCGAAGATCACTTAGATATCCATTTTCCGCAAGCATTAAACGTGTTATTGTCACCTCCTTTCTGGATATCACAGCTGGCTGAAACTTTATGGGCGGATGAAGATACAAACGGAGAGTGGTCCACTGTTCGTGGCAAAGGAAAGCAGCAGGCTGGGGACGTTGTCTCACATACATTCTACGATTTCTGGAAGACGGGTGCAGATATAGCCTTTCTGGCTCCAGTTTCCATGGCGCACTCGCCGATGCCTACACCtggcaaaaaaaagaacagagCGGCTAAATCACAAGGGACTACAGTGCTACAAGAGGACCCAAAAGTTACTCGATTCTTTGAAACACTTGAATTCGGTAACAATCGACCGCAGATACCCGATCAGAATCGACCCCTCACTCGGCTTAGAAATAGCGAGGACTTGTGGAAAATGTCGTTGCAAGAGAGGACACGATTGGCATTGGCCTGGGAAGAGGACATTCGTGTTTTGGCTTACAATATAAATCTGGATCGGTACAATAGTCTTCGGGAAGACTATAAAGAAGCATGCAAAGAATACAATGATATAAGAGATGAG ACCCGCCGGCGATTACTTAGTTCTGTTGACCTTATTGCATGTACAACAACTG GGGCCGCAAAACTCACTTCGCTCATTAAT AGCATTGCTCCACGTGTTTTGATGGTTGAAGAGGCTGGTCAGGTTCTTGAAGCACATATTTTAACGTCCCTTGTCAACTCAA TCCATCATCTCATATGCATTGGAGATCCTCAACAACTTCGCCCAAGCCTTGCGACTTTTG GTTTATCAATGGATAGCGAGCGGGGTAAACAGCTTTTCAAATTTGACAGGTCGCTCATGGAAAGACTTGCGGATTCTGGTCTTCAGATGACGCAACTCAATGTTCAACGTCGGATGCGACCAACTATATCTCATTTTATTCG ACGTATACTTTATCCTAACTTGGAAGATCATGACATTGTCAAAACATATCCATCAGTCAGAGGGATGCAAAAGGACGTCTATTTCTTGAATCACATCCATCCGGAAGGTGGATCAGAGGACTCGGTATCGAAGTATAACACTTACGAA GTCCAAATGATTCGCGATCTCGTCCTTTACTTTTTGAAGCAAGACATGTATAGCGGTCCAGGGGATATTGCTGTTCTTTGCGCATATTTGGGCCAGCTTCAGAAAGTACGACAGGCACTCAAGGATTTGAAAATTGCTGTATCAGTTGACGAAAGGGATGAAACCCAACTTTTACAACAAGGtttggaagaagaaggtgCATTCGAGGAAGTCGTTGTGGCCAAGCAC ATTCGTCTTGGCACAGTGGACATTTACCAGGGGCAGGAGGCAAAAATTGTTATTGTCTCATTGGTGCGAAATACGGGCAACTACGACACCAAGTCAGCGTCCATAGGATTTCTAAAG AGTTCAAATCGGATAAACGTAGCGCTATCCAGAGCTAAGCACGGCATGTATATCATGGGGAATGCATCTAACCTGCGTAAAAACACAACATGGTCAACAATTCTGGACGATTTGGAGGACCAGGGGCTTATTGGACAAGGCTTTCCAATTATATGTGCGCGACATCCCGACCAGGTCAATCTTATATCAAAACCCGGAGATCTTG CATGTATTGCCACGAGCCATGCAGGAAGACCCCATGCCCTCGTGGCCATCCATGCCCAAAAGAGTGCTCGGAAAACTGCGGTGATTGCATGTTCCCAATCTACGACGTCACCCTACCTTGTAGCCatacagaaaaaaaagttcaTTG CTACCTTCTTGAGAAGCTTGATTCGGTCAAGTGTCCAAAATTAG